The following nucleotide sequence is from Candidatus Hydrogenedentota bacterium.
TGGCCGCGCTTTCCGGACGGAATTTGCGCCATACGCTCCTCGCACTGGTCCTTCTCAGCCAGGCGCTCCCGCTGCACCTGGCGGTTCGCCAGTGGCGCGAGGCGTCGCTGCTTGCGCGCACCGTGGTGCGCGATATCCAGGCCCAGCACACCGGTGGAGCGGTGATCCTCGTAAACAAACCGGACTCGATTCGCGGGGCACTCGTGTTTCGAACGGGATTGCCGGATGCGCTGCGACATTTTGGACCGCAACCCGCTCCGGAGGTGGAAACGCGCGCGCTGTACGCGACGGACCTGCTCGCCGCGGCGCACCCGTTTGACTTCCGCAGCGCGGGCGCGACCTTCATGATCGAAGCGGGTGACGGCGCCGCGCTACTGGCGGAGGAAGACCGGGCGGACGAAATTGAGACCCTGGACGCGGCGCCCGGGCGGGCCACGTTCCGCTTTCGCGATCCGGTGGCCTTCAACCGCGTGTTCGTTTATGATGCGGGGCGTGTGCGCGCGGTTGCGATTGAGGGCGCGCCGCCACCCGACCACGAATAGGACATCATGACGCAGCGTATTTTCCGGCCCATATTTTCGACCATCGCCATCCTGGTGCTCCTGAGCGGATGCCAGCCCGCGAGAAACACCCTCGCCTTTGAAACCGACCTGCCGGGCCGGGGGTTTAATGTGGCCATTTTGCTCGTGGACACACTGCGCCCCGACCACCTGGGCTGCTACGGCTACGAGAAGGCTTTCACGCCGCACATCGACGCCCTGGCCCAGGAAGGGGTCCTGTTTGAGAACGCCCGGAGCGCCTCCACCTACACGGGGGAGGCGGTGGCGTCGCTATTCACGGGACGGCCGCCGGCGATGGCACGGGATGGCCTCGGCTGGGGCGCGCGCCCGACCCCGACCGAGGAAAACCTGCCGCGCGTGCTGGAATCGGCCGGGTATCAGACGGCGATATTCTCGACGTCTTTCGTCATGCGTTTCCGGGGCTTCTACGACAGCTTCCAGAGCGCCACCCTGTTCCAGGATCTTCCGATTACGTCCGAGCTGGATCTGGAGCTCACGCAAGAAGCGCTGGACCACGCGCGGTCGCGCCCGGGCGATCGGCTCTTTCAATACCTGCACTACTACGCGCCGCACGCGCCGTATAACCCGCCGCAGGCGTGGCTGGATCGGGTCGGCGCGGGCCGCGCGACGGTAGATCCGTCGGACGAATTGCACCCGGCGGACCTGGCGAGCGCGGGAATGACACGAGACGAGCCCCGGCTGGCGGCGCTGCGCGCGCACTACGACGGCGAAATCGCGCTGATCGACGACGCGATCGGGGCGTTCTTGGCCGGTCTGCGCGAGCTGGGGCGCGACCGAAATACGGTTGTGGTGTTTATTTCGGATCACGGCGAGGAATTCCTGGAACACGGCTTCGCGGATCATGCGTGGAACCTCTTTGACGAGACGCTGCGCGTGCCGCTGATCGTGTGGGCGCCGGAGCTTTTCGCGCCCGGGCGGGTTTCGGATCCGGTGTCAAGCGTGGACGTCATGCCGACGCTTCTGGCGAGCCTCCAAATCCCCCACGCCCGCTTTGAACACGCCGCCAGTGGCCAGTACCTGTTCCGCCCAGGCCCGGCACGCTGGGAGTACGCGCCGCGCACGGGCCCCATTTACGCGAGCCTGTTCCCGGAGCCCCGGGCGCAATTACACGCGGTTCTGTTCGAAGGGCACAAGTACATAGCCGGACCGCGCTGGCTTGATGGGGCGGGGGCGGGCCGCTTCTGGCGTATTCAAGGCGCACTCACGCAATTGACGCGGCGCGCGGGCTACCTGCCGCTGGATCCGTGGGCGCCGGTCGCGCGCGAGGCGGTCTTCGACTTGAAGGCGGATCCGGGCGAAACGCGGGACATCGCGGCGGAGAATTCGGCCCTCCGGGATCGCGGCCGCGCGCTGCTGGAGGCCTACCGCGAAGCGGGCGCGCCCTACCGCCGGGATGCGGCGCCCACCACGATGGACGATCCGTTTCACGACGCGCTGGTTGAGGAACTGCTTCGCGGAGAAGCTTCACCGGAGGCCGGCGATCCGATGGAACCG
It contains:
- a CDS encoding sulfatase, whose product is MTQRIFRPIFSTIAILVLLSGCQPARNTLAFETDLPGRGFNVAILLVDTLRPDHLGCYGYEKAFTPHIDALAQEGVLFENARSASTYTGEAVASLFTGRPPAMARDGLGWGARPTPTEENLPRVLESAGYQTAIFSTSFVMRFRGFYDSFQSATLFQDLPITSELDLELTQEALDHARSRPGDRLFQYLHYYAPHAPYNPPQAWLDRVGAGRATVDPSDELHPADLASAGMTRDEPRLAALRAHYDGEIALIDDAIGAFLAGLRELGRDRNTVVVFISDHGEEFLEHGFADHAWNLFDETLRVPLIVWAPELFAPGRVSDPVSSVDVMPTLLASLQIPHARFEHAASGQYLFRPGPARWEYAPRTGPIYASLFPEPRAQLHAVLFEGHKYIAGPRWLDGAGAGRFWRIQGALTQLTRRAGYLPLDPWAPVAREAVFDLKADPGETRDIAAENSALRDRGRALLEAYREAGAPYRRDAAPTTMDDPFHDALVEELLRGEASPEAGDPMEPDEGGGHLSPEMIESLETMGYL